In one Drosophila albomicans strain 15112-1751.03 chromosome X, ASM965048v2, whole genome shotgun sequence genomic region, the following are encoded:
- the LOC117573734 gene encoding uncharacterized protein LOC117573734 isoform X2 has translation MSSSDDVQITSVVDANGQSLPLHGNSLGGALGPPVKQERPDDAEIRELAAKMKEQQKQQAAQQASRQAAMQHANGGGGGNAANAGGAMQPPLTNGNGQTNIMSYLSRHQKLPNGTMQVVPALAANGRANGAVIDNNGSDNNGKAQKGSGGPCDEESIKGHFGWAQFGKVSIPYIYRQSEKYCSVRMIELKLLGKYLNCLHPDIYSSCTCVRSYYITDAEARLFIEINHKHCDGEFGRDIFTQKDLVVRLSDASKFYQFLDICYRKLVSGSKTPSEKCGFIRINKESVVPYTVRNNQQVVPLFYFEGETENLKTKAELLNGWDLAYLKFCCKVQGIRNELFSSENVAVISLTDIKSYFPNGTEFEDYWPSKVVDSNLLIGNRANVNNSVNWTRQPSAPPPKVTNSVNSNSGSASGGGGSAVNANSQKSQQQQQQHSTAISAATQQHLMKQRAVAAAAAAAAASANGVTNSGNFPSPAAAAAAAAAFNSQAAAAAAAAMLQQSQGNTRMLTTVQALASGGWMNSTNNVSQIHAQMLQQTHANANRVGPYREHLNNMMLSGNSRQAYTYNNPAISMSSVNSHSGGGNAPPPLVRSAAGQNANHMSLAASAFHQQQQQQHHQQQQQQAAAAVQQQQQQHQRMSAALAHAQHLQNGGRGGGSSSSNSGGGSGSSGGGSGSSSGGSSNANSASMHLQRHAALAHAAAASAAGGGEGGAQRLCVIPEIPTSSMNLTPYKVQRVCVDKHLVPCINMKAFNDSEQLMTLTEFQKNFFPTVALDHCKRLIEALGVELYKANRRQVQILMEYDRSYNENMPLVQVRDIIKYMTQLTFMTRQSEQPPSKRTRTS, from the exons ATGTCGAGCAGCGACGACGTGCAGATCACCAGCGTCGTTGACGCCAACGGACAGTCGCTGCCACTGCATGGCAACAGTTTGGGCGGCGCATTGGGACCGCCCGTCAAACAAGAGCGACCCGACGATGCCGAGATCCGCGAGCTAGCCGCCAAAATGAAGgaacaacagaagcaacagGCCGCCCAACAAGCGAGTCGGCAAGCGGCCATGCAGCATGCCaacggcggtggcggtggcaatgCAGCCAATGCCGGTGGAGCGATGCAACCGCCGCTGACCAATGGCAATGGACAAACGAATATCATGAGCTATTTGTCGCGACATCAGAAACTACCCAACGGTACAATGCAAGTGGTGCCAGCGCTGGCAGCCAATGGTCGTGCCAATGGcgctgttatcgataacaacgGGAGTGATAACAACGGGAAAGCGCAAAAAGGGAGTGGAGGGCCATGTGATGAGGAATCGATAAAGGGCCACTTTGGTTGGGCGCAATTTGGCAAAGTATCGATACCCTACATTTATCGTCAATCGGAGAAATATTGCTCGGTGCGCATGatcgaattgaaattgctgGGCAAGTATCTGAATTGCCTGCATCCGGATATTTACTCGAGCTGCACATGCGTGCGCAGCTATTACATAACGGATGCCGAGGCACGCCTCTTCATCGAGATCAATCACAAGCATTGCGACGGCGAATTTGGTCGCGACATTTTCACCCAAAAGGATTTGGTGGTGCGACTCAGCGATGCCTCCAAGTTCTATCAATTCCTGGACATTTGCTATCGCAAGTTGGTTTCAGGCAGCAAGACACCCTCTGAGAAATGCGGCTTTATACGCATCAACAAGGAGTCCGTTGTCCCCTATACAGTGCGCAACAATCAGCAGGTTGTGCCGCTGTTTTACTTCGAGGGCGAAACGGAAAACTTGAAGACCAAGGCGGAGCTGCTCAATGGCTGGGATTTGGCCTATTTAAAGTTCTGCTGCAAGGTGCAAGGCATACGCAACGAGCTTTTCTCCAGCGAAAATGTTGCTGTCATCTCTCTGACAGACATCAAAAGCTATTTTCCCAATGGCACCGAATTCGAGGATTATTGGCCCAGTAAAGTGGTCGATTCCAATCTGCTGATTGGCAATCGAGCCAATGTCAACAACTCCGTCAACTGGACACGTCAACCATCGGCGCCGCCGCCAAAGGTGACCAACAGCGTTAATAGCAATAGTGGCAGCGCcagtggcggcggtggcagcgcCGTTAATGCAAATTCCCAAaagtcgcagcagcaacaacaacagcattccACTGCCATCAGCGCTGCTACGCAACAGCATTTGATGAAGCAACGTGCTGtggccgctgccgctgccgctgcggcaGCCAGTGCCAACGGTGTGACCAACTCGGGCAATTTTCCATCGcccgctgcagcagcggccGCCGCGGCGGCGTTCAATTCGCAGGCAGCAGCcgctgcggcggcggcaatGCTGCAACAGTCGCAGGGCAACACACGGATGCTGACCACGGTGCAGGCCTTAGCCAGCGGAGGCTGGATGAATTCAACGAATAATGTCTCACAGATTCATGCTCAAATGTTG caacaaacgCATGCGAATGCAAACCGCGTCGGCCCCTATCGTGAACACCTAAACAACATGATGCTAAGTGGCAACAGTCGGCAAGCGTATACGTACAACAATCCTGCGATTTCCATGTCCTCCGTGAACAGTCACAGTGGGGGCGGCAATGCGCCGCCGCCGTTGGTTCGTTCAGCGGCCGGGCAGAATGCCAATCACAT GTCGTTAGCGGCCTCCGCTtttcatcagcagcagcaacagcagcaccatcagcagcagcagcaacaggctgCTGCGGCcgtgcaacaacagcagcagcagcatcaacgcATGTCCGCCGCCTTGGCGCATGCGCAGCATCTACAGAATGGCGGACGGGGCGGtggtagcagcagcagtaacagcggCGGCGGCTCCGGTTCCAGCGGTGGCGGCAGCGGCTCCTCATCCGGTGGCAGCTCTAATGCCAACAGCGCCTCCATGCATTTGCAGCGGCATGCGGCATTGGCACATGCAGCGGCCGCAAGTGCAGCGGGTGGTGGGGAGGGTGGGGCACAGCGATTGTGCGTCATACCCGAGATACCGACGAGCAGCATGAATCTGACGCCTTACAAGGTACAAAGGGTATGCGTGGACAAGCACTTGGTGCCCTGCATCAATATGAAGGCTTTCAATGACTCCGAGCAGCTGATGACGCTCACCGAATTCCAAAAGAACTTCTTTCCCACTGTAGCCCTCGATCACTGCAAGCGACTAATCGAGGCGCTAGGTGTGGAGCTCTACAAGGCAAATCG GCGACAGGTGCAAATACTCATGGAGTACGATCGTTCCTACAATGAGAATATGCCACTAGTCCAGGTGCGCGACATTATCAAATATATGACACAGTTGACTTTCATGACACGCCAGTCGGAGCAGCCGCCCTCGAAGCGTACGCGCACGAGCTAG